Proteins encoded within one genomic window of Alosa alosa isolate M-15738 ecotype Scorff River chromosome 24, AALO_Geno_1.1, whole genome shotgun sequence:
- the si:cabz01076231.1 gene encoding calcium-binding protein 2, translating into MSQKAAERAPSTDSAKSAQGEEGAKKSSLRNSSTTSKTSSTTSQDTPKKTKKKTNEKLYTNMLTTVFGGERELSQPELDELNEAFKEFDYDQDGYLNYKDLAECMRTMGYMPTEMELLEIIQQVKMRLGGLMDFEDFCELMGPRMLVETADMLGIKELRSSFQQFDTDGDGKISQEEMKEAVKTLLGEKLKKGELEEILKEIDLNGDGTVDFDEFVMMLGVQ; encoded by the exons ATGTCCCAGAAAGCGGCCGAGAGAGCACCTTCCACAGACAG TGCCAAATCGGCCCAGGGAGAGGAGGGTGCCAAAAAGTCCTCCCTGAGGAACTCATCCACGACCTCCAAGACCTCATCCACGACCTCTCAGGACACGCCCAAGAAGACCAAGAAGAAGACAAATGAGAAGCTGTACACCAACATGCTCACCACTGTCTTTGGCGGG GAAAGGGAGCTGTCTCAACCAGAGCTGGACG AGTTGAACGAAGCCTTCAAGGAGTTTGACTATGACCAGGACGGTTACTTGAACTACAAGGACCTTGCGGAGTGCATGAGAACTATGGGATACATGCCCACAGAGATGGAGCTGCTGGAGATCATTCAGCAGGTCAAGATGAGGT tgggTGGCCTCATGGATTTCGAGGACTTCTGTGAGCTGATGGGCCCCAGAATGTTGGTGGAGACTGCAGACATGTTGGGAATCAAAGAGCTCAGGAGCTCCTTCCAGCAA TTTGACACGGACGGCGACGGGAAGATCTCGCaggaggagatgaaggaggCCGTCAAGACGCTGTTGGGGGAGAAGCTGAAGAAGGGCGAGCTGGAGGAGATCCTTAAGGAAATTGACCTCAACGGAGACGGAACCGTAGACTTTGACG AGTTTGTCATGATGCTGGGAGTCCAATAG